In a genomic window of Halalkalicoccus sp. CG83:
- a CDS encoding amphi-Trp domain-containing protein: MSVFFIRAPLQPTAGAEKTLNEERLSRSEAVEQLRTLADELDAESDEDDEGSEISVSVGNRHVRLSPPETIGYEIGVREGSSVLRGSRETVSIRLDWKPE, encoded by the coding sequence GTGTCCGTGTTTTTCATTCGGGCACCGCTCCAACCGACGGCCGGGGCCGAGAAGACCCTCAACGAGGAACGACTCAGCCGATCGGAGGCCGTAGAACAGCTCCGCACGCTCGCGGACGAACTCGACGCCGAGAGCGACGAGGACGACGAAGGCAGTGAGATCAGCGTCTCCGTCGGCAACAGGCACGTCCGCCTCTCGCCTCCTGAGACGATCGGCTACGAGATCGGCGTCCGCGAGGGCTCTTCGGTGCTTCGGGGTAGCCGCGAGACCGTCTCCATCAGGCTCGACTGGAAGCCCGAGTAG